The Streptomyces hundungensis genome contains the following window.
CGCCCCGGTCACAGAGGGAGGACGGGTGAAGGAGCCTGCCGACCTCCCGAGTCCACAGAACCTGGCACTGTAGGGCGTCGCCGCAGATGTCGTCCGCGTCGAAGTTCTCCATATCGGACGCGTCGTCATCGCCCGTCTTCGCCACCCCGTTGGACTAATGCGGATCCGAGGTGTCCTCGTCCTGGCCGAGGGTCTCGCGTCCGGACGAGCTCACGACGCCCTCGCCGTCGCCCGCTCTGTGGACATGCTCAAGCATCCCGGACCTGGTCATCGTCACCGGCTTTAAGGCCGCCGCGTCCGCAAGCTTGTTCCCGCCCGCGAGCATGGCAACTGCGTTATCGCCGCCAGGTGCGGCCTGGCCGAACACGGCTTCGCGCGCCCCAAAACCGCGGAGCCTCACCACAGTCCGCACACATCCCTGCCGCGCCACCACGCTCCTGCATGTACCGCAGGACAGCCTGCTGCCGAGGCCGCCGCGGACGGCGCCAAGGCCCGCGCTGCCGCAGCGCGTGCCAGCCAGGCCGATGCCCAGGCGCAGGAGGACGCCAGGCTCGCCAACTCGGCGGCCGCACAGGCTTTTGCCGACGCCGTCGCCGCGCGGAAGACTGCCGATGCGGCCGACGCGGAAGCAGCTCGTGCACGCGGTGCCGCCGCTGAAGCGGAGAACCATGCTGCGGCCGCCGCTGGGGCTGCCAGCCTGGCGGAGAAGGAAGCCGGCGTCGCGCAAGGTGCCGCGACCCAGGCCGCCAAGGATGCCGAGGACGCCGGCAAGTTGGCCGAGTCCGCAGAAAGCCACGCCAAGTCGGCAAAGGAATCGGCCGACAACGCGCTGGCGCTCGCCAACGAGGCGGACCAAGTCGCGCGCAAGGCGGAACAGGAACACATCGAACGCGAGCGCAAGGCCCGGGAAGAGGCAGCCGAGAAGGCCCATGAGAAGGGAACGCTGCCTGCGTTGACCGATCGGGACAGGGAGCTTCTCGAAGACAATGGGCTGGACCCGGATGGATACGAGAAGCTTCGAGAGCTCGCAAACAAGAGCCTCCTTGACTTCATTGTCGAAATTGGTGGCGAGGTCCTCAAGGGACTCGTCGACTGGGACAACATCGAGAAGGGCTACAAGGAGGGGAACATTGAGGCATGCGTCTGGGCCGCCGTCAACAACATCCCCTGGGCAAAAGCGGACCGGGTCGTCAAAAACCTCCCCGAGATTGCCAGGGCAATCAAGCGCCTTGCGGGCGTAGGCAAGCTACTTGACGAGTCGGCAGATGCCAAGCGGACGCTCAAAGAAGCCGAAAAGGTGATTGAGGAGGCCAAGAAGAGCAAGATCGACCTCCCCAACTGCCCGGTGCCGAATAGTTTCATACCGGAAACGCCGGTCCTGATGGCAGACGGCACCTCGAAATCGATCGCGAACATCCGGGTGGGACAGCAGGTCATTGCCTCCCAGCCGGAGACGGGGGAGACGGGACCTCGCGAGGTCACGCCAGTGATTGAAGGCGAGGGAAGAAAGAACCTCGTAAAAATCACCGTGGACACGGGCGGGGCATCGAGCAATGCGGTCGGAATGCTCACCGCGACCGACGGCCACCCCTTCTGGGTGGAGAACCAGCGCCGGTGGGTGGACGCCAAGGACCTGAAGACGGGGGACCGACTCCGCACACCCAGCGGTGAGCTCCGCAGTGTCGTCAACACCCGTGCGTGGACCGAGAGCCACAAGGTCTACAACCTTACGGTGGATGGCGTCCACACGTATTATGTTCTGGCGGGCGCTGCGGCAGTCCTGGTCCACAATGACGACGGTCCCGTCGACTTGAAGGGCAAGAGCGCGACTGTATGGCGGAGCGGCCCTTACAGGATCGACATCGAGGGATCGCCGAGCGGCGTGCAGATGCACTTCCAGGTGCGGATCAAGGGTGTGAAATCCAGCGATGCACCCAAGTATCATTTTAGTTCTGCCACGGGAGAGTTTGATGACATGCCAAAGAGCTTGTTGAAGGACCTCAAGAAGAACTATCCAGACTATACGAAGGGCCTCGCCAAGGGAATTAACGTATTCGAACGAGCGAAGCTTGGGTCCCTGGGTTGTCTGTGAAGTCACCGTCTCGCAGTGAAGGAGTCCTGTGATGAAAATCAGTTGTGCGGCGGTACGTCGCCTCGGGCGTCACTTCGTGGCTGGTGTGCGAGCGTCGGACCGGGACGCCGACCTGGAGCCAGTGCTGTCAGCAGGATGGGTACTCGACGACGGTGCCAACTTGTTGGCAGCGTTCCGTGAGTCCTACTTCGGGAGGCGATCGGCCTTCGCTGATGTGGGGAGTTACGAATCGGCGGTAAACGGTCGAGGAATTCCCGATATGGATTTCGAGGAGCTGGGCCCTGAAAGCATCGAACTCCTGATGCGACGGGGCATCTCCTTTGCGTGGGATGCTCTTCACGCCGCTGCGGATCTACCCTGGAAGCCGTCACTATTGGCTCGTGTTTCCGTGGAGCCGACCATGATGGACGCCAACATGTACACCGGCTACGTCACCTTCTTCTCGGCCGAGTTCGCAGAAGCGATGGGGATCGGCGAGGAAAATGACTTGCCAGGAATCCAGATTATCTTGGCCAGCGAAGACTGCGTGACCCCGCTGCCGGACTGATGGGCAACCAGAAGCCCCACCGGACACGGCTTGAGCGCTAGTGGTCGTCGCAACACCCCAGCTCAAGGGGTGCGATGGACTTCAAGATCCCGGTGAGCCGGGGACCACGGGGCGGTGGCCGTCTGCTGCGTGAGCGGGAGGTATATCTCCAGCTCACGCAGCAGGGCTACAGCAATCGAGAGGCCGGCCGGATCGTCGGCATCCATTCGCGGACCGGCAAGCGGTGGCGGAACGGCTGGCACTCTCCGCCGACGGGGAAGCCGAAGCCTCCCATTACCGTGGAAGCTTTGGCGTCCGAGCCATCGCGGTATCTGCGCGAGGCGCATCCACATCGCCGACCGGCTGCGGGAGAATGCGTCCGTCCGGCAGGTCGCCTCGCCCGCGTCCAGTCCAGCCGGGCCAAGGACTACGTGGGCGAGTTCAACGCGGCCCTCGCCCCCTGGCGGCGCGAGCCGGCCGTCCGCGAGTTCGTCCAGCGGGCCCGCAGAGAACTCGGCGTCGCTGCCTGAACCTCATCCAGTAGGCGGCTGAGGCTGGGTGGGCAGGCGGCGGAAGACGGAGCCAAGGCCAGGGCGGCAGCGGCACGGGCCAACGAGGGCCGACGCCCAGGCCCAGGCCGATGCCAAGGTTGCCCGACAGAGCGCCAACCAGGCCTACTCGGACGCAGCAGCCGCACGCCAGGCAGCCAACCAGGCCGAGGCGGAAGCCGCCCGCGCCCGTGGCGCCGCAGCCGAAGCCGACCAGCACGCCTCCGCCGCCAGCAGCGCCGCCAACCTGGCCGAGAAGGAAGCCGCCGTCGCCCAGAGCGCGGCAACCCAGGCAGAAGAGGACGCCACCGCCGCGGGCAAACTCGCTGAATCAGCCCAAAAGCACACCAAGTCGGCGGAAGAGGCCTCCAAGAACGCCAACACGTACACCGAAGAGGCCGACAAAGCGGCACAGAAGGCCGAGGAGTACCAGCGCGAGCAGGAACGCAAGGAGCGCCAAGAGGCCGCCAAGGAGAAGGTAAAGGGCGACGGCTCCCAGGACGCGAAGGGGCAGGACATCAAGATCGTCATGCCCAACGTGGGCTCGAGCGGACTCGACGTCATCGGTCCTAATGGCGAATATGTTTACGTCGGCGGCGGCGCCAAGGCCCACAAGCCGTCAAAGTTCGGAACGGCACTGAAGATCAACAAGTACGCGGCCGATCAAGCCGGCGTGAAGGCCATCTACTACTTGGCTGACAATACGCCGCAGGCGGCTATTGACCAGGCTAAGAAAGTATTTGGAGAAGAAAATGTACACATCTTCACACTGCCGAGTTGCTAGTCATGGCTGACGGCTTCATCCGGTGGTACCGAAAGTCGGGCGCTACCTCGGTCTTCGCCGAACAGGTCTCTCTGTTCGAGGCACACGGAATGTCACTGGCGCACCCGGCCAGAAAGCAGGCTGTGGTCCTGGACATCGAGGGAGAGCAGGTCTTCATGCCGCAGGAGGAACTCGGCCGCCTCCTGGGCCTGCGCATCGCGCCCCTCACGATGGAGTGGTGGCTCACCGCGGACACCAATGTGATCGACGAGTACACGTATCAACCGTTCGGCTGCGAGATCCAGACGCTCTGGCTGGACGGTCTGTACACGGAGGAGATGCAACTCGTGGAGGCGGCTGTCATTGCCGCCACGACGCAACTGCCCATGCCGACCCATGCCGTGGTCATCGACCGGCTCGGCACCTCCGACCCCGATGACTGGGACTCGCTCATGCTGTACGACGGAGCAAACGTTCCGAGGTTTCCCGACGTCGTTATAGCCCAGGAGCCGATCGCTGAGAAGATCATGGGGGCTACGCCGGGCCTCACGAAAGGGAGCGTGGGAGGCTGCCTGACCCGGCTCGCCCCAGCCCGCCAGGCATAAGCCAGCCGAACCAATGCCCGAGGCGAATGGCCCCGCTGGATTCCTGTCCGGCGGGGCTTCGGCGTGCGATGCCACTCTCCTTACCGTCACGGCGCGCACTTCCGTCAGCTGTTGGCGCGGACCGGACGGAAGAGCTGACGGCTGATATCCCGCTCGGGATATTCGGTCGAGGCCGAAGCGTCGGCCATGAGTGACGGCGATCGACTCCGCACGCCCGCAGGTGAACTGCGGTCCGGGGCGTTCTTCTTGAACGTGCGATGCGGTGGTGTCACCACGCCCGTCGGCTGGGCACCGAGCACCTGGTAGCCGGCGTCGGCGAGGATCTCCAGCGCTGGCGCGTCTGCCAGGAGTCTGACCAGCCCTCTGACTGGCGGGCGTGGGTGATGTCTGCGTAACTCGCGGGCTCGGCCGGGCTGCCGAACAGCACTTGCCGGCCGCGTCGGTGAGGACCATGGACTTGACGGCGTTCGGCTTGTGCTTCCCAGAGATGAACTTGTCCCGGTCCGTGCGTCCAGCAGCCGATCTGGGCTCTGGACGCGCGCGGCCCCTATGGCCTGAAGCCGCGCGCCGCTTCTCCCTCTGCCGCCATGCCGGACGGAGAGTAATCGCCGCCGACGTCGGCAACCACCTACGAGGTGAGGAAGCCGATGTGTTTCCTCGACTCCTCGCGGCGTTCGGCGACCGCGTCACGTGGATCGCGGAACATACCGGAAGCGACTGCGCCCCCGACACGCCCTGACTCCCGTCGCGGCTACTCATATGGCAGCCGACCGGCGATGTCCGCGGCCAGTGCATACGCGTCGAACTCTTCCTCCGAGTCTCCGTTGCCGGCTTCCGAGAAGTGCATCAGCAGCCGGTCCGACTCCCGTGCCTCGTCCAACCGTGACCAGGGGCAGGCGCGGACCATCCTGGTACGTACCGGCCACCGGGGCGGCGAGATCATCTATGCGCGGTCAACTGGCAGGCGGGGGGCGGGGTTACGCGGTGCTCTCCCTGTTCTCAGTCGCCGACGAAGAGCAGGTAGCCGCTGTTGCGGATGGCAAGCCGCGCGGCGTCGAACACCCGCTGCACAACGGGCAGTTGTTCCTGAGCGGGGAGGGCGTCCAGTCCGCCGCCCACCCGGTACGGTCGTTGACCACCGCAGCTAGCGGCGGGACGCTGGAGCCGACGAAAGGGGCCGTCATGGGATGGGTAGGCCCCGAGTACATCCCCATACGCCAGCAAGACCACCGGTACGCCCGTCTGCTCAAGCTCACCCGTCGGCTCCTGGAGGAACGCGTGCCCCGATGCGGCAACCGCACCGGCGGCGCCATCACCATCCGCGACGACCAGGGCAACCAGACCACCGTCCAGTGCAGCAATTGCCAGGGCACCGGGGAAACCGGCACCCTGCCCGACAACGAAGACAACGGCCGGGCAGCGGGCGAGCGGTAGCCGGCGCGCAGCGTCACGACTTGGCAACAGCCGCCCCGCGGCCGCCCGTTCGGCGGTCAGAATCTGACCTGGCATGCCTGGTTTCGGTGCGCGGCCGCCGAAGTGACGCGGCACGCGCAGCGACGGCCGGACCAGGCCTACGGGTGGTCCCGCACGATGATCTTTCCGGTGTTCTTGCCGTGCAGCATGCCCAGGAATGCGTCCACGATGTGCTCGAACCCGTCCACCACCGTCTGATCCAGCGCCAGTCGGCCGCTCTGCAGATGGGGGACCGCGAACTCGTACAGCTCGTCCTGTAGATCGCGGTAGTTGCTGACCAGGAAGCCCTCCATGCGGAGGCTCTTCTCCACGATGTCCGAGTAGTTGAAGTGCGGCGGGGGCGCGTCCGGGGTGTTGTAGCGGCTGATGGTGCCGATCCGGACGATGCGCCCGAACTCGCGCAGTGCGCCCACTGCGGCGGCCAGTTGTTCGCCGCCGACGTTGTCGACGAAGACGTCGATGCCGTCCGGTGCAGCCTTGGCGAGCAGTTCAGCGGCTGGGCCGTCATGGTAGTCGAACGCCGTGTCGTAGCCCACCTCCCGGGTCAGGTGGTCGACCTTGGCCGCCGAGCCCGCGCTGCCCACGAGTCGGCCGGCGCCCAGCAGCCGGGCGAACCGGCCAGTGGCCGTTCCGACGCCGCCGGCTGCGGCGGAGACGAAGAGGTCGTCGCCCTCGCGGAGCCGTGCGATCCGGGTGAGGCCCACGTAGGCGGTCAGTCCGGTGCCGCCGAGGACGCTCAGGTACGCCGTCAGGGGGACCCCGTCGAAGCGGGGGATTTTGCGGATCTCATCGGGTCGGACCACGGAGTGCGTGCGCCAACCCTGCCGGTGGAACACGATCTCGCCCTCGGGCAGCTCCGGCGTCCGCGACGCGACGACGCGCCCGAGGGCCCGGCCCTCGAGCGGTGTGTGGAGCGCGAAGCCGCCCGGCACGTCGTCCATCATCTCGCGGTGGTACGGGTCGACGGACCAGTAGAGGTTCTCCACGAGCGCGCTGCCGACCGCAGGATCGGGAATGGCGGACTCGACGAAGGCGAAATCCTTGGTGGTGGGGAAACCGTGGGGGCGGGCGGTCTGCTGGACGGTGATCGCGTTCTCGGTCATGACGGGACCGTAGGACGGGAATGGCGCCCTCGGGCAGGCGGTTGGGCTCATGTGACGACCCGTTCCATGAGCAGTTCTCATACCTAGAGGTGAGCGCCCTGTGACCCGCGCGACCGACACCGATCTCGCTCCGCACGAACTGCGCATCCTAGTAGCGGTGGCGGACGCCGGCGGCTTCTCGGCCGGGGCCGAGACACTCGGCCTAACACAGTCCGCCGTCTCCCACTCGGTGCGCGGCAGCGAGCGCAAGATCGGTACCGTTCTGTTCGAACGTGGCCGCAGTGGCGCGAGACCCACTCCAGCGGGGGAGAAGGCTGTGGCGCATGCGCGCCGTACCCTGCGGCTGCTGGACGTGCTCGTCGCCGAGGCGCGGGGAGCCGCCCGGTCCGAGGCGACGCAGGGGCCGCAGGGACCGCTGCGGATCGCGGCCTTCCGCAGCACCGCGCTGCACCTGCTGCCGCCCGTCCTGGAGCGGCTGCGCGCGCGGTGCCCCGGGATCGAGCCACAGGTGCGGATCGTTCGCGAGCTCGGGCGCGGCACGGCGGGAGAGGTGGCCGACGGGCGGTCGGATCTCGCCATTGCCACCTTGGACGGAGCGCATCTGCCGGCGGGGCTGGTGGCGAGCGAACTCTTCGAAGAGAGCTACTCCTTGGTGCACCCGGCCGGACACCCGGCTCCGCGCTCGCTGCCGCTGGTCGACTGGGTCGAGAACTGCGGCTCGTACACCCGCGCCTGGTGGGGTGCGCAGGACTGGATCCCGAGGGCCACGATCGAGGCCGAGGACGACGGAGCAGTGCTTTCGCTCGTGAGCGGGGGGCACGGAATGGCGATTATGCCCGCGCTCTCCCTGATCGGAGCAACGGACTCGATCGAGATCACCGATCTCGGTCCGGAGCGCCCGACGCGCCGTGTCGGCTATGTGACCACCCCGGAGCTCGCCGGCTCCGCCGTCGTGCGCGCTCTGGTGCGGGAGCTGCGGGCCGCCGGCTCCGCCATCTGACGGGCAGCGAGCAGCCAGGTCAAGGCACTGCTGTCAGATCTGAACGCCGTCAGCGAGGCGTTCAACCACCACAGCTTGCCCCTTGACCTCGTCAAACCCTTGGTGGCTGCCTTGCCATCGATGGAACCCGAACTTCTCAGGCACGCGATCTAGCTCCTCGGGGCCACGCACGAACCCAAGGCACTCCCGGCGGTCGAGCCCCATCCTGGCGCGCAGGTGCGAGGCGACGTGCAGCGCGATCTCACCCGAGGCCGGGGCGCGGCACATGCCGTGCAGGCTTCCGCCCGAGCATGCTGGAGGCCATCTTCCCCATGTCTCCTGGTTTCGCCGGGGCCGGGATCGCCGATCGGCATCCTGACCCACCCGCAACCCGCCGGGGGAGTGGGCACCCCGTCTGGTTGACCTGGTGAGCTGGCCGGTCCGTCTCGGACAAATGGCCGACCTTGTCCTACCCAAATAGGGCTGTGCCGTCAACTGATCACGCTTGACCCCTATTGATCGCGGCCTGGTGATCGTGGCGCTACGACCGTGCT
Protein-coding sequences here:
- a CDS encoding polymorphic toxin-type HINT domain-containing protein, which produces MAESAESHAKSAKESADNALALANEADQVARKAEQEHIERERKAREEAAEKAHEKGTLPALTDRDRELLEDNGLDPDGYEKLRELANKSLLDFIVEIGGEVLKGLVDWDNIEKGYKEGNIEACVWAAVNNIPWAKADRVVKNLPEIARAIKRLAGVGKLLDESADAKRTLKEAEKVIEEAKKSKIDLPNCPVPNSFIPETPVLMADGTSKSIANIRVGQQVIASQPETGETGPREVTPVIEGEGRKNLVKITVDTGGASSNAVGMLTATDGHPFWVENQRRWVDAKDLKTGDRLRTPSGELRSVVNTRAWTESHKVYNLTVDGVHTYYVLAGAAAVLVHNDDGPVDLKGKSATVWRSGPYRIDIEGSPSGVQMHFQVRIKGVKSSDAPKYHFSSATGEFDDMPKSLLKDLKKNYPDYTKGLAKGINVFERAKLGSLGCL
- a CDS encoding helix-turn-helix domain-containing protein gives rise to the protein MDFKIPVSRGPRGGGRLLREREVYLQLTQQGYSNREAGRIVGIHSRTGKRWRNGWHSPPTGKPKPPITVEALASEPSRYLREAHPHRRPAAGECVRPAGRLARVQSSRAKDYVGEFNAALAPWRREPAVREFVQRARRELGVAA
- a CDS encoding NADP-dependent oxidoreductase, producing the protein MTENAITVQQTARPHGFPTTKDFAFVESAIPDPAVGSALVENLYWSVDPYHREMMDDVPGGFALHTPLEGRALGRVVASRTPELPEGEIVFHRQGWRTHSVVRPDEIRKIPRFDGVPLTAYLSVLGGTGLTAYVGLTRIARLREGDDLFVSAAAGGVGTATGRFARLLGAGRLVGSAGSAAKVDHLTREVGYDTAFDYHDGPAAELLAKAAPDGIDVFVDNVGGEQLAAAVGALREFGRIVRIGTISRYNTPDAPPPHFNYSDIVEKSLRMEGFLVSNYRDLQDELYEFAVPHLQSGRLALDQTVVDGFEHIVDAFLGMLHGKNTGKIIVRDHP
- a CDS encoding LysR family transcriptional regulator, whose amino-acid sequence is MTRATDTDLAPHELRILVAVADAGGFSAGAETLGLTQSAVSHSVRGSERKIGTVLFERGRSGARPTPAGEKAVAHARRTLRLLDVLVAEARGAARSEATQGPQGPLRIAAFRSTALHLLPPVLERLRARCPGIEPQVRIVRELGRGTAGEVADGRSDLAIATLDGAHLPAGLVASELFEESYSLVHPAGHPAPRSLPLVDWVENCGSYTRAWWGAQDWIPRATIEAEDDGAVLSLVSGGHGMAIMPALSLIGATDSIEITDLGPERPTRRVGYVTTPELAGSAVVRALVRELRAAGSAI